A stretch of the Nosocomiicoccus ampullae genome encodes the following:
- the infC gene encoding translation initiation factor IF-3, with the protein MSTIAKDQAIINNRIRAKEVRLISQNGEQLGIKSKKEALEMAERVDLDLVLVAPNAKPPVARIMDYGKYKYEQQKKEREARKKQRVINVKEIRLSPTIEEHDFNTKANQAKKFLSKGDKVKASIRFRGRAITHKDIGRDVLVKFAEALKEEGEIEVRPKMEGRSMFLVLAPKKEK; encoded by the coding sequence GTGTCAACAATAGCAAAAGACCAAGCAATTATTAATAATCGTATTCGTGCAAAAGAAGTTCGATTAATCAGCCAAAATGGCGAACAGCTCGGTATTAAGTCTAAAAAAGAAGCGCTAGAAATGGCAGAGAGAGTAGATCTTGACCTCGTTTTAGTTGCGCCAAATGCGAAACCACCTGTTGCGCGTATTATGGACTACGGTAAGTACAAATATGAGCAACAGAAAAAAGAGAGAGAAGCACGTAAAAAACAACGTGTCATTAACGTTAAAGAAATACGTCTTTCTCCAACAATTGAAGAACACGACTTTAACACTAAAGCAAATCAAGCGAAGAAGTTCTTATCTAAAGGTGATAAAGTTAAAGCTTCAATTCGTTTCAGAGGCCGTGCAATTACACATAAAGACATCGGAAGAGATGTACTTGTTAAATTTGCTGAAGCGCTTAAAGAAGAAGGAGAAATTGAGGTTCGTCCAAAAATGGAAGGGCGCTCTATGTTCCTTGTTTTAGCACCTAAAAAAGAAAAATAA
- the dnaI gene encoding primosomal protein DnaI, translated as MKSFDDMLKNSEILNKLNKRNEAVYNEIINSSKFKQFEADTEETITKKMIEDEILIIKKFIDQNTECVTDKKGNCVSHPDGYLINLEVRNGTINHYLTPCPVKLEQDRYKEKQKLIQSFFIAQDIVDAKFDDLEIVEGSNRETVIHKSIETIHNIVSGNDYKGMYIHGKFGVGKSFFLGSFANELKEKNIASMIIYVPELLQELRAGFKDHSSDERIRALKEADVLMLDDLGAEDITAWSRDTVLTPILQSRMAEKRPTFISSNYSIDQLVELYSHTKDGTIDNIKATRMVERIRVLTYEVELIGPNYRHE; from the coding sequence ATGAAGTCGTTTGATGATATGTTAAAAAACAGCGAAATTCTTAACAAATTAAATAAGAGAAATGAAGCAGTTTACAATGAAATTATAAATTCAAGTAAATTCAAACAGTTCGAAGCAGACACTGAAGAAACAATTACTAAAAAAATGATTGAAGATGAAATATTAATTATTAAAAAGTTTATCGATCAAAATACTGAGTGTGTGACAGATAAAAAAGGAAACTGTGTATCTCATCCGGACGGGTATTTAATTAACTTAGAAGTGAGAAATGGTACAATTAACCATTATTTAACACCGTGCCCAGTGAAACTTGAACAAGACCGATATAAAGAAAAGCAAAAATTAATTCAAAGTTTTTTCATTGCTCAAGATATTGTTGATGCAAAGTTTGATGATTTAGAAATCGTTGAAGGATCAAACCGTGAAACAGTGATTCATAAGTCGATTGAGACCATTCATAATATTGTGAGTGGAAATGATTATAAGGGCATGTACATTCATGGTAAATTTGGTGTCGGGAAGTCATTTTTCTTAGGAAGTTTTGCGAATGAGTTAAAAGAGAAAAACATTGCTTCTATGATCATTTATGTTCCCGAACTCCTTCAAGAACTCCGTGCAGGGTTTAAAGATCATTCGAGTGATGAGAGAATTCGTGCACTAAAAGAAGCGGATGTTTTAATGCTTGATGACTTAGGTGCAGAAGATATTACAGCTTGGAGTAGAGATACGGTACTTACACCAATTTTACAAAGCCGTATGGCTGAAAAACGTCCAACGTTTATTAGTTCAAATTATAGTATCGATCAATTAGTCGAGTTATATTCTCACACAAAAGATGGTACTATCGATAATATCAAAGCGACGCGAATGGTAGAAAGAATTCGGGTATTAACGTATGAAGTAGAGTTAATTGGACCCAATTACCGCCACGAATAG
- a CDS encoding M42 family metallopeptidase — protein sequence MDKQLQLLKSLTDVNGISGFEYDVKKLMKEYLTPVSDEIIEDNLGSVFGKKKGNGSRTILIGGHLDEIGFMVTQIDDKGFIKFTPIGGWWSQVILSQKMTLVTDNGEYIGVVGSTPPHMLSPEARNKTVDIKDMYLDIGVKDKEEAESLGVKPGDMIVPYTEFTEMANKDYVLAKAFDNRFGCALSVEVLNELKNEEIDVNLVSGATVQEEVGLRGAQTAAHKVNPDLAIAIDVGIATDTPGLQTSDGVGVLGDGPLLVILDATNIGHVGFRKHVQKLAEEKGIDVQLQAIPGGGTDAGRFHTVHDGVPSLAIGVPLRYMHSNVSIMHRDDFKNAVKLVVEIVKSLNDEVVDEIKW from the coding sequence ATGGATAAGCAATTACAATTATTAAAATCACTGACAGATGTGAATGGAATTTCTGGTTTTGAATATGATGTTAAAAAATTAATGAAAGAATATTTAACTCCAGTATCAGATGAAATTATTGAAGATAACTTAGGTAGTGTATTCGGTAAGAAAAAAGGTAACGGATCGCGTACGATTTTAATCGGTGGTCACTTAGACGAAATCGGATTTATGGTCACTCAAATTGATGACAAAGGATTCATTAAATTTACACCAATCGGCGGTTGGTGGAGCCAGGTGATTTTATCACAAAAAATGACACTTGTTACTGATAACGGTGAATACATTGGTGTCGTTGGTTCTACACCGCCTCATATGTTATCACCTGAAGCACGAAATAAAACCGTTGATATTAAAGATATGTATTTAGATATCGGAGTTAAAGATAAAGAAGAAGCAGAATCACTTGGGGTTAAACCTGGTGACATGATCGTGCCGTATACTGAATTTACTGAGATGGCAAACAAGGATTACGTTTTAGCAAAAGCATTTGACAATAGATTTGGTTGTGCATTATCTGTTGAAGTGTTAAACGAGTTAAAGAATGAAGAAATAGATGTTAACTTAGTGAGTGGTGCAACTGTTCAAGAAGAGGTTGGACTACGTGGTGCACAGACTGCTGCACATAAAGTGAATCCAGATCTCGCGATTGCGATTGATGTTGGTATCGCAACAGATACTCCAGGACTTCAAACAAGTGACGGTGTAGGAGTACTTGGAGATGGTCCACTACTCGTCATTTTAGACGCGACAAATATCGGTCACGTAGGATTTAGAAAACATGTTCAAAAGCTTGCTGAAGAAAAAGGAATCGACGTACAACTTCAAGCAATTCCTGGTGGTGGAACAGATGCTGGGCGCTTCCATACTGTGCATGATGGTGTACCATCACTTGCGATTGGTGTGCCATTAAGATATATGCACTCAAACGTTAGTATTATGCACCGTGATGACTTTAAAAACGCTGTTAAACTTGTCGTTGAGATTGTAAAATCATTAAACGATGAAGTCGTTGACGAAATTAAATGGTAA
- a CDS encoding PH domain-containing protein, with the protein MTYYSKYGSKFIRYNILLFVVPTVIILLLGMFRDISLYRISVSILLIIIIVLVNTFKPVKYVFTDHQLIIHNGIKKSKIYYDAITHVELTEDIIVGGNKAAKSEDAIQIDYTGGVYDNVKVSPREKEAFLKELKKKAVKAKFNL; encoded by the coding sequence ATGACCTATTATTCAAAATACGGCAGTAAATTCATTCGGTACAACATTTTATTATTCGTTGTACCGACTGTTATTATACTTTTACTCGGAATGTTTCGAGATATTTCGTTATATCGAATTTCTGTATCGATATTACTCATTATCATTATCGTACTAGTGAATACATTTAAACCTGTAAAATATGTGTTTACTGATCATCAATTGATTATTCATAACGGGATTAAAAAATCAAAAATTTATTATGATGCAATTACACATGTCGAATTGACAGAGGATATTATCGTCGGTGGAAATAAAGCAGCAAAAAGTGAAGACGCGATACAAATTGATTACACAGGTGGCGTTTATGATAACGTAAAAGTTTCACCGAGAGAAAAAGAAGCATTTTTAAAAGAGTTAAAGAAAAAAGCAGTCAAAGCGAAATTTAATTTATAA
- the nrdR gene encoding transcriptional regulator NrdR has protein sequence MRCPNCKHENTKVIDSRHADDMTSIRRRRECEACNSRFTTFERIELSPLVVIKKDNTREKFDRDKILDGLMKSCEKRPISYLEVEKCVERIEKKIRNTNNNEVSSNDIGEIVMEELMNLDQVAYVRFASVYREFTDINQLMDALKHLDKGETIE, from the coding sequence ATGCGTTGTCCAAATTGTAAACACGAAAACACAAAAGTAATCGACTCACGTCACGCAGATGATATGACAAGTATAAGACGTCGTCGTGAGTGTGAAGCGTGCAACTCTAGATTTACGACATTTGAACGAATAGAATTATCGCCACTTGTCGTTATTAAAAAAGATAATACACGTGAAAAATTCGATAGAGATAAAATACTCGATGGTTTAATGAAGTCTTGTGAAAAACGACCGATTAGTTATCTTGAAGTAGAAAAATGTGTCGAACGTATTGAAAAGAAAATTAGAAATACAAACAATAACGAAGTATCTTCTAATGATATTGGAGAAATTGTGATGGAAGAATTGATGAACTTAGACCAAGTCGCTTACGTACGATTTGCGAGTGTGTATAGAGAATTCACAGATATTAACCAGTTAATGGATGCATTAAAACATCTTGATAAAGGTGAAACAATTGAGTAA
- the gap gene encoding type I glyceraldehyde-3-phosphate dehydrogenase encodes MTNVAINGLGRIGRQVFRIVHDFDTLNLVAVNASYDAEDLAHLLNYDTTHGKWEKTVEVKDNDTLVVDGKEIKITRDRNPENLPWKDLGVDIVFEATGAFNHGDTASKHLTAGAKKVVLTGPSKGGDVQTIVLGVNDKDLDVEKYDVFSNASCTTNCLAPVAKVLNDSFGIDKGLVTTVHAYTSDQKILDNPHKDLRRARSAAQNIVPTSTGAAKATALVLPELEGKLDGMALRVPTDNVSLVDLVVDLNKNVTKEEVNEALRNAAEGELKGILGISDAPLVSSDFNTNPHSSTIDSDLTMVIGDNQVKVLSWYDNEWGYSTRTVELVERVAKEL; translated from the coding sequence ATGACAAATGTAGCGATTAACGGTTTAGGAAGAATTGGTAGACAAGTATTTCGTATCGTTCACGACTTTGATACGTTAAATCTCGTAGCAGTAAACGCAAGTTATGATGCTGAAGACTTAGCTCACTTACTTAACTACGACACAACTCACGGTAAATGGGAGAAAACTGTTGAGGTTAAAGATAACGATACTTTAGTTGTTGACGGCAAAGAAATCAAAATTACTAGAGACCGTAATCCAGAAAACTTACCTTGGAAAGATTTAGGTGTAGACATCGTGTTTGAAGCAACAGGTGCTTTCAACCATGGAGATACTGCATCTAAACATTTAACAGCTGGAGCAAAAAAAGTTGTATTAACTGGTCCATCTAAAGGTGGAGACGTACAAACAATCGTTTTAGGCGTTAACGACAAAGATTTAGATGTTGAAAAATATGATGTATTCTCAAATGCTTCATGTACAACAAACTGCTTAGCACCGGTTGCGAAAGTATTAAATGATTCATTTGGTATTGATAAAGGTTTAGTGACAACTGTTCACGCATACACTTCAGACCAAAAAATCTTAGACAATCCGCACAAAGATTTACGTCGTGCGCGTTCAGCAGCTCAAAACATTGTACCAACATCAACAGGAGCTGCAAAAGCAACAGCATTAGTATTACCAGAATTAGAAGGTAAATTAGATGGTATGGCGCTACGTGTTCCAACTGATAACGTGTCATTAGTTGACTTAGTTGTAGACTTAAACAAAAATGTTACTAAAGAAGAAGTAAACGAAGCACTTAGAAACGCTGCAGAAGGTGAATTAAAAGGTATTCTTGGAATTTCTGATGCACCATTAGTTTCAAGTGACTTTAATACAAATCCACACTCATCAACTATTGATAGTGATTTAACAATGGTAATTGGTGATAACCAAGTAAAAGTACTTTCTTGGTACGACAACGAGTGGGGTTACTCAACACGTACAGTAGAGTTAGTTGAACGTGTTGCGAAAGAACTTTAA
- the mutM gene encoding bifunctional DNA-formamidopyrimidine glycosylase/DNA-(apurinic or apyrimidinic site) lyase, with translation MPELPEVELVKRSLTSLIGLEIKDVVLSQTVINGHKNNRLTIVKENIDDFLKVRNSKIINIKRRGKYMYFELINDDEMFYMISHLGMSGGFFIVDHLDEITETNYKKHWHVQFKLSSGQILVYSDIRRFGEIRTIKNFDDFLPFKNMAPEYTEETAKNYFVETLKSKRYENSYIKAIIMDSKIIPGVGNIYASEALYRSGILPTRRVKNISRKRLELLFDKIVEVFELSLNAGGSTISDYRSTSGESGNMQTKFTVYGQKYCPLGHEIKTKVIGQRNTYYCTKCQR, from the coding sequence ATGCCAGAATTACCTGAAGTTGAACTCGTAAAAAGAAGTTTAACGTCTTTAATCGGTTTAGAGATTAAAGACGTCGTATTATCACAAACTGTAATTAACGGCCATAAAAACAACCGACTCACAATTGTTAAGGAAAACATTGATGATTTTTTAAAAGTAAGAAATTCTAAAATCATCAATATAAAACGTCGTGGTAAATATATGTACTTTGAACTTATTAATGATGATGAGATGTTTTACATGATCAGTCATCTCGGAATGAGTGGTGGATTTTTTATCGTCGATCATTTAGATGAGATTACTGAAACGAATTATAAAAAACATTGGCACGTTCAGTTTAAGTTAAGTAGTGGACAGATATTAGTCTATTCAGACATTCGACGTTTCGGTGAAATACGGACAATCAAAAATTTCGATGATTTTTTACCGTTTAAAAATATGGCGCCTGAATATACAGAAGAAACTGCAAAGAATTATTTCGTTGAAACGCTAAAATCTAAACGTTATGAAAACTCATATATAAAAGCGATTATAATGGATTCTAAAATTATTCCAGGTGTTGGTAATATATATGCGTCTGAAGCATTATATAGAAGTGGTATTTTACCAACGAGACGTGTTAAAAATATTTCTAGAAAAAGATTAGAGCTATTATTCGATAAAATTGTTGAAGTGTTTGAGTTATCGTTAAATGCTGGTGGTTCAACGATTTCAGATTATAGAAGCACGTCTGGAGAATCTGGAAATATGCAGACGAAATTCACTGTTTATGGTCAGAAGTATTGTCCGCTTGGTCATGAAATTAAAACGAAAGTAATTGGCCAACGAAATACGTATTATTGTACAAAGTGTCAGAGGTGA
- the rpmI gene encoding 50S ribosomal protein L35 yields the protein MPKMKTHKGYKKRVKKTAAGNFKRSQAFTSHLMANKTKKQKRKLRQPALVAKSDAKRLKHLLARAGK from the coding sequence ATGCCTAAAATGAAAACTCATAAAGGTTACAAAAAACGTGTTAAGAAAACAGCAGCTGGTAATTTCAAACGCTCACAAGCGTTCACTAGCCACTTAATGGCAAACAAAACTAAAAAACAAAAGCGTAAACTTCGTCAACCAGCATTAGTTGCGAAATCAGACGCTAAAAGACTAAAACATTTACTCGCTAGAGCTGGTAAATAA
- the coaE gene encoding dephospho-CoA kinase (Dephospho-CoA kinase (CoaE) performs the final step in coenzyme A biosynthesis.), with amino-acid sequence MYKKIGLTGGIASGKSAVSNYLKDKGYTVLDADIYARNVLNKGTEGLKKVVEHFGEDVLEDDGTLNRKKLGDIVFNDKDELAVLNNITHPIIRRDMDRDAEKYIKDGHVFSDIPLLYENKLEDQFDFVIVVYVDTETQIKRLMKRNDYTVEEAKARIKSQLSLSKKKENADVVLDNRGSLDELYREIDELLEQL; translated from the coding sequence ATGTATAAAAAAATTGGACTAACGGGTGGAATTGCAAGCGGTAAAAGTGCCGTTAGTAACTATTTAAAAGATAAAGGCTACACCGTACTCGATGCTGATATATACGCAAGAAACGTACTAAACAAAGGAACTGAAGGACTTAAAAAGGTTGTTGAACATTTTGGTGAAGACGTATTAGAAGATGACGGGACATTAAATCGTAAAAAGCTTGGTGACATCGTATTTAATGACAAGGATGAACTTGCTGTTTTAAATAATATTACACATCCAATAATTAGACGAGACATGGATAGAGATGCTGAAAAGTATATTAAAGACGGTCATGTATTCTCAGATATACCATTATTATACGAAAATAAATTAGAAGATCAGTTTGACTTTGTCATTGTCGTCTACGTTGATACAGAGACTCAAATTAAAAGATTAATGAAAAGAAATGATTATACGGTAGAAGAAGCGAAAGCAAGAATTAAGTCACAATTATCTTTATCTAAAAAGAAAGAAAACGCAGACGTTGTGTTAGATAACCGTGGCAGTTTAGATGAACTTTATAGAGAGATTGATGAATTACTTGAACAACTATAA
- the rplT gene encoding 50S ribosomal protein L20 — protein sequence MARVKRGLTTHKRRKRLLKQSKGYFGAKGNLYRVAKQQVIKSGQYAYRDRKNRKREFRKLWIARINAAARQHDISYSRLMNGLKLAGIEMNRKMLSEIAINDEKAFEELVNKAKDALK from the coding sequence ATGGCTCGTGTAAAAAGAGGATTAACTACTCACAAAAGACGTAAAAGATTATTAAAACAATCAAAAGGCTACTTCGGTGCCAAAGGTAATTTATATAGAGTTGCTAAGCAACAAGTAATTAAATCAGGTCAGTATGCATACCGTGACCGTAAAAATAGAAAACGTGAATTCCGTAAATTATGGATTGCACGTATTAACGCAGCTGCACGTCAACACGACATCAGCTATAGCCGTTTAATGAACGGACTTAAACTTGCAGGTATCGAAATGAACCGTAAGATGCTTTCTGAAATCGCAATTAACGATGAAAAAGCATTCGAAGAATTAGTAAACAAAGCAAAAGATGCTTTAAAATAA
- a CDS encoding replication initiation and membrane attachment family protein, whose translation MSNSRLTPRTEFLVHNKEILSETERIMLNDIYMPMIGSISASIYIYLHDSSRKFKPLEVRMHSEFIDEMNMTLSTFSEEIEKLEAVGLVKTYVSNDSHVDQLIYEVKRPLDAEHFFNDPMLSMYLFTKIGSTSFNKKREYWKYPSLPQNITNVSRKFTEVFSNFSLQPLNIREDSYHGKNKSDGSYVELDDFDFEVLFTHLKGTFVDRKFFTKTVRENIVKLAELFSLNAYDMKSVVIKATDKTKGIDLNILRRAALDYYRYEKEAEPTKVNVETIEKVESKDEEKADYFSQLDKISPVTRIRQLRNNNPSRNDEILVTRLVTETGLNNGVINILLEYALLQKDGQLYDNYVFKIARDWESKGYQTAEEAKNAARSFYKNQSKKKYNNYKVNRQAVEPKWFTESTKEKEHTEKRVTKKQSASIKDAIDRFRKL comes from the coding sequence TTGAGTAATTCTCGTTTAACACCACGTACAGAATTTCTTGTTCACAATAAAGAGATTTTAAGTGAAACTGAACGTATAATGTTAAATGATATTTATATGCCGATGATTGGTAGTATTTCAGCGTCTATTTACATTTATCTTCATGATTCTAGTAGAAAATTTAAACCGCTTGAAGTACGTATGCATAGCGAATTTATTGATGAAATGAACATGACATTATCAACATTCAGTGAAGAAATTGAAAAACTTGAAGCGGTCGGACTTGTGAAAACATATGTCAGTAATGATTCACACGTTGACCAATTAATATATGAAGTAAAACGACCGTTAGACGCTGAACATTTTTTTAATGATCCAATGTTAAGTATGTATTTATTTACAAAAATCGGTAGTACATCATTTAACAAAAAGCGTGAGTACTGGAAATATCCATCTCTTCCACAAAATATTACGAACGTCAGTCGGAAATTTACAGAAGTGTTCTCTAACTTCTCATTACAACCATTAAATATTCGTGAAGATTCTTATCACGGCAAAAATAAGAGTGACGGTAGCTACGTTGAGCTTGATGACTTTGACTTTGAAGTATTATTTACACATTTAAAAGGCACATTTGTCGACCGTAAATTTTTCACAAAGACAGTGAGAGAAAATATCGTAAAACTCGCTGAACTATTTTCATTAAACGCATACGATATGAAATCTGTAGTTATAAAAGCAACTGATAAAACAAAAGGTATTGATTTAAATATTTTAAGACGCGCAGCACTAGATTATTATCGCTACGAAAAAGAAGCTGAACCTACTAAAGTAAACGTTGAAACGATTGAAAAAGTAGAAAGTAAAGATGAGGAAAAAGCGGACTATTTTTCACAACTTGATAAGATTAGTCCTGTTACGAGAATTAGACAATTAAGAAACAATAACCCTTCAAGAAATGATGAAATATTAGTAACGAGACTCGTCACCGAAACAGGTTTGAATAACGGTGTAATTAACATTTTACTCGAGTATGCATTACTTCAAAAAGATGGGCAATTATATGATAACTACGTATTTAAGATTGCTCGAGACTGGGAGAGTAAAGGATACCAAACAGCTGAAGAAGCAAAAAATGCAGCACGTTCATTTTATAAAAATCAGTCGAAGAAAAAATATAATAACTATAAAGTGAATCGACAAGCTGTTGAACCAAAATGGTTTACTGAAAGTACTAAAGAAAAAGAACACACAGAAAAACGAGTAACTAAAAAACAGTCCGCTTCAATTAAAGATGCGATTGACCGTTTTAGAAAGTTGTAG
- the thrS gene encoding threonine--tRNA ligase, translating to MSDVKVKIKFPDGSEKEFDSGITAEEIAGSISPGLKKASVAAKLNGDMYDLERPIVNDAEIELFTDKSEEGLEVMRHSTAHLLAHALTRLYKDVKFGVGPVIEGGFYYDFDMDESLSSEDFPKIEREMKQIIDENIPIERRVLSRDEAKELFKDDEYKLELIDAIPEDELVTVYTQDDFTDLCRGVHVPRTSKIKEFKLLSIAGAYWRGDSDNKMLQRIYGTAFFKKKDLEEHLKMLEERKERDHRRIGREMKIFDTSQLVGAGLPFWLPNGATIRREIERYIVDKEVALGYDHVYTPILANSDLYKTSGHWDHYQDDMFPPMKVGNEELVLRPMNCPHHMMVYKNERHSYRELPIRIAELGMMHRYEASGAVSGLQRVRGMVLNDAHVFVRPDQIKEEIKRVLHLIEEVYKDFNIENYSFRLSYRDPENTEKYFDDDEMWQMAEKMLKEAADDLELEYVEAVDEAAFYGPKIDVQVKTASGIEETLSTVQLDFLLPERFDLTYIGEDGQNHRPVVIHRGVVGTMERFVAFLIEEYKGAFPLWLAPEQVQIIPVNLDLHYDYAREILDEMKSYGIRADIDTRDEKLGYKIRDAQTRKVPYQVVVGDKEVEAKEVNVRKYGEKEQNSYEKEDFLYKLVDEIRLKK from the coding sequence ATGTCAGATGTTAAAGTGAAAATTAAATTTCCAGATGGTAGTGAAAAAGAATTCGATAGTGGCATTACCGCAGAGGAAATTGCTGGGTCAATTAGTCCAGGTTTAAAAAAAGCATCAGTCGCTGCGAAATTAAACGGAGATATGTACGATTTAGAAAGACCAATCGTAAATGATGCTGAAATTGAATTGTTTACAGATAAATCAGAAGAAGGATTAGAAGTGATGCGTCACTCAACAGCACACTTACTTGCTCACGCATTAACTCGTCTTTATAAAGATGTAAAATTCGGAGTCGGTCCAGTCATTGAGGGCGGATTTTACTATGACTTTGATATGGATGAAAGTCTTTCTTCTGAAGACTTCCCTAAAATCGAACGTGAAATGAAACAAATCATCGATGAAAATATTCCTATCGAGCGTCGCGTATTATCTAGAGATGAAGCAAAAGAATTATTTAAAGATGACGAATATAAACTTGAGTTAATCGATGCGATTCCTGAAGATGAACTCGTTACTGTATATACTCAAGACGATTTCACAGATTTATGTCGCGGTGTACACGTACCGAGAACGTCTAAAATTAAAGAGTTTAAATTGTTATCAATTGCTGGAGCATATTGGCGCGGAGATTCTGATAACAAAATGCTACAACGTATTTACGGTACAGCATTCTTTAAAAAGAAAGATTTAGAAGAACACTTAAAAATGTTAGAAGAAAGAAAAGAGCGTGACCACAGAAGAATTGGACGTGAAATGAAAATTTTCGATACGTCACAACTCGTTGGTGCAGGTCTACCGTTCTGGTTACCAAACGGTGCGACAATTCGTCGTGAAATTGAGCGTTATATTGTCGATAAAGAAGTAGCGCTTGGTTATGACCACGTATATACTCCAATTTTAGCAAACAGTGATTTATATAAAACAAGTGGACACTGGGATCACTATCAAGACGATATGTTCCCACCAATGAAAGTCGGTAATGAAGAATTAGTTCTTCGCCCAATGAACTGTCCACACCATATGATGGTCTATAAAAACGAAAGACATTCATACCGTGAACTTCCAATTCGTATCGCAGAATTAGGAATGATGCACCGCTATGAAGCGTCAGGAGCAGTGTCAGGGTTACAACGTGTAAGAGGAATGGTCTTAAACGACGCACACGTATTCGTACGTCCAGATCAAATTAAAGAAGAAATTAAACGTGTACTTCATTTAATTGAAGAAGTTTACAAAGACTTTAATATTGAAAATTATTCATTTAGATTAAGTTATCGTGATCCAGAAAACACTGAGAAATACTTTGATGACGACGAAATGTGGCAAATGGCTGAAAAAATGCTAAAAGAAGCGGCAGATGACTTAGAACTAGAATATGTTGAAGCAGTCGATGAAGCGGCGTTTTATGGACCAAAAATTGACGTTCAAGTTAAAACAGCATCAGGTATTGAAGAAACACTATCAACAGTTCAGCTTGACTTCTTATTACCAGAGCGTTTTGACCTCACTTATATTGGTGAAGACGGTCAAAATCATCGTCCAGTTGTAATTCACCGTGGTGTTGTTGGAACGATGGAACGTTTTGTTGCATTCTTAATTGAAGAATATAAAGGTGCATTCCCATTATGGTTAGCACCAGAGCAAGTTCAAATTATTCCGGTTAACTTAGATTTACATTATGATTATGCACGAGAAATTTTAGATGAAATGAAATCATACGGAATTCGCGCAGACATTGATACACGTGATGAAAAACTAGGTTATAAAATAAGAGATGCGCAAACTCGTAAAGTCCCTTACCAAGTTGTCGTTGGTGACAAAGAAGTTGAAGCAAAAGAAGTAAACGTTCGTAAATATGGAGAGAAAGAACAAAATAGTTACGAAAAAGAAGACTTCTTATACAAACTTGTCGATGAAATTCGTCTAAAAAAATAA